CGGCGCAAGTGTTCCAGACTGCGCTGTCGGACTTCTATCCTGAGTACCGCCTGGTGGCCCAGGCCATCCCCAGCCAGCCGCGTCCACGCGCAGTGCTGCTGAGCATGCTGCACGCCAACATTCAGGACGTGTTCAACGAGTACGACGTGCAGATCATGTCGCCGCACTACCTGGGCGATCCCGAGCAGGAAAAACGCGTACCCAAAGATCAGTGGTACAGCGCGCCGGCGCACCCCCCCAGGGAAATCGACCCCCGGTAATAGGCTGCGCGTCCGCCCTGCTATGCTGCCCTGATGTCACCGCGGGCCGACGCCCGCACATCCTGCCGAACGATTGCACGGGAGCGCACTGATGAGCCGACTCACCGCCAAAGACTTTGCCCCGGAACTGCTGGAGCTCTACGACTACTACGCCCATGGCCGGATCAACCGTCGTGAGTTTCTCGACCGAGCCGCGCTGTTCACCTTCGGCGGTCTCACCGCCAGCGCCCTGCTCGCCGCCTTGAGCCCCAACTATGCGCTGGCTGAACAGGTGTCCTTTACCGATCCGGAGATCCTCGCCGAGTACGTCACTTATCCGTCGCCCGAGGGTCACGGCCAGGTTCGCGGCTATCTGGTGCGTCCGGCCAAGGTCACCGGCAAGCTACCGGCAGTGGTCGTGGTGCATGAGAATCGCGGGCTCAATCCTTACATCGAAGACGTTGCGCGGCGTCTGGGCAAAGCCGGTTTTATCGCCCTGGCGCCCGACGGCCTGACATCGGTGGGCGGCTATCCGGGCAACGATGAATTGGGCAAGGAGCTACAGGCCAAAGTCGATCCGGGCAAGCTGATGAACGACTTCTTCGCCGCCATCGATTGGATGAAAAAACACTCGGATGCCACGGGCAAGGTCGGGATCACCGGTTTCTGTTATGGCGGCGGTGTGTCGAATGCCGCCGCCGTCGCCTACCCGGAACTGGCCGCTGCCGTACCTTTCTATGGCCGCCAGCCGGACGCCAAGGACGTGCCACGCATCAAGGCACCGTTGCTGCTGCACTACGGCGAACTGGACAAAGCCATCAACGAAGGCTGGCCGGCGTATGAGCAAGCGTTGAAAGCCAATGGCAAGACCTACGAGGCCTACATCTACCCCGGCGTCAACCACGGCTTCCATAACGACTCGACCCCGCGTTATGACAAGGCTGCCGCAGAGCTGGCGTGGAGCCGGACGCTGGAGTGGTTCAGGCGGTATTTGGGGTGATTGTCCCCACTAATGAAATGGTTACCCCCGCCGCCCCTTGCGATAGCTCACTAAACTTTCGCAAGATAGATGAAAGCAAGCCAAACACGACATCAGAAACAGTATTGCAGAAAAGGGGGTAACCATAGATGTAGGAGCGAGCCTGCTCGCGATAGCGGTCAATCAGGTACACCGTGGCGCCTGAATCGCGAGCAGGCTCGCTCCCACAGGTTCTGTGGCCGATCACAAGATCTGCATCCACCGCAAACCCTGTGGGAGCTGGCCTGCCAGCGATGAGGCCTTCAGCAACACAGCATCAACTTCATCGCGAGCAGGCTCGCTCCAGTATTGTGTGGCGTATGCGGATCTTTTGATCAAGGCCACAGTGATTTTCAGCACAAAAAAACCCAGCACTTGGCTGGGTTTTTTTATGCGACTTAGCTTACAACGCCATATCCGCAGCAGGATTGCTCGGGATCGGCTTGGCCGGGGCCGCCGGGGTTGCCGGGGTTGCCGCTGGAGCCAGGTCCGGGTTGATGGCCGGTGGTGGATCCAGTTGCAGCACCTTGCTGGTGTACGCCCATTCCTCGGCCACACGGGCCGGGTCGTCGTTCAGCTTGGTGCCATAGCTCGGCACGATCTGGTGCAGTTTTTCCTGCCAGGCCGGGCTGGCGACTTTGTCCTTGAAGACTTTTTCCAGCACGCTGAGCATAATCGGCGCAGCAGTCGATGCACCTGGCGATGCGCCCAGCAGGCCGGCAATGCTGCCGTCTTGCGAAGCAACGATCTCGGTGCCCAGTTTCAGCACGCCGCCCTTCTCTTCGTCACGCTTGATGATCTGCACGCGCTGACCGGCTTGCCACAGGCGCCAGTCTTCATCCTTGGCGTTCGGGAAGTACTCTTTCAGCGCGTTCATGCGGTCCTTGTCCGACAGCATCAACTGGCCGGCCAGGTATTCCACCAGCGGGTACTGCTCGATGCCCACTTTGGTCATCGGCCACACGTTGTGGGTGGTGGTGCTGGTCAGCAGATCAAAGTACGAGCCTTCTTTCAGGAACTTGGTCGAGAAGGTCGCGAACGGGCCAAACAGGATCACGCGCTTGCCATCCAGCACGCGGGTGTCCAGGTGCGGTACCGACATCGGCGGTGCACCCACCGAAGCCTTGCCGTAGGCCTTGGCCAGGTGTTGCTGGGCCACGGTTGGGTTCTCGGTTACCAGGAACGAGCCACCTACCGGGAAACCGGCGTATTCGCGGGCTTCAGGGATCCCCGACTTCTGCAGCAGGTGCAGGGCACCGCCGCCAGCGCCGATGAACACGAACTTGGCGTCGGTCTGGGTCTCGCTACCGTCTTTCAAGTTCTTGTAGGAAACACGCCAGGTGCCGTCTTCGTTGCGCGCGATGTCTTCGACTTCGCTCGACAGTTTCAGCGAGAAGTTCGGCTTGGTTTGCAGGTAACCGGCGAACTGGCGGGTGATCTCGCCGAAGTTTACGTCGGTGCCCAGCGGCGACCAGGTGGCGGCGATCTTCTGCTTCGGATCGCGGCCTTCCATCATCAATGGCACCCATTGCTTGATCTGCGCCGGGTCTTCGGAGTACTGCATGCCGGCGAACAGCGGGCTGGCCTGCAGGGCTTCGTAGCGTTTTTTCAGGAACTTGATGTTGTCATCGCCCCACACGAAGCTCATGTGCGGTGTGGAGTTGATGAACGAACGCGGGTCTTTCAGGACGCCGTTCTTGACCTGCCAGGCCCAGAACTGACGGGAGATCTGGAAGGCTTCATTGATTTCAATGGCCTTGGGAATCTCGACCTTGCCGTTCTTGTCTTCCGGGGTGTAGTTCAGCTCGGCCAGGGCGGAATGGCCGGTACCGGCGTTGTTCCAGCCGTTGGAGCTTTCCAGGGCGACGCCGTCGAGACGTTCAACCATCTCCATCGACATGCCCGGCTCGAGTTCGTTGAGCCACACGCCCAGGGTCGAACTCATGATGCCGCCGCCGATCAACACGACGTCGACTTTCTTTGTCTCAGCTGCATGCACAGGCATAAAGACCATCGACATGGCCAGGCCGAGTAGCCCCTTGTTCATTTTTTTTAACATTCGGTATTACCTAGGATAGAACGCCATTCACCCGCAGTGGTGATCCCAAGGCGCCCTGGCTGACGGCACACTGGCCGTCGAACCCCGCACTCAAGAAGACTGATGGGTGAACATATAAAGCCGACACACACTGCCGACCTCACGTTTAGGCCCCTCCCGCGCTGACTTTTTATTGGTCATTGGCTTCAGCAACTTGGGTGACGCTAATTCTCGTATACAACTTGGAGCGCACGATTAGACAGATTAGACCCGCCAGTTGGAACACGCTCTAAAAACCGCTTCGCGGCGCTGTGCCGCGAGCTTCCGTGCTGCGGCATTCTACCTCAGGTGTCGCGGTCAACGAACTGCAACCTTATTGCGCAGTGCCATTACGCGGTTTATAGAACATGAACTTGCCGGTCTCAGCGGTCTTGATGTACTGCTTCGCCCAGGCCGGCTTGACGTTGCGGTCATGGAAATACAGGGCACCGTGGGTACGGTCCTTGAGTTGCTGGTTCAACGCCTTGCGCGCGATTTCCTTGGCCTCGGTGTACTCGCCCTCCTCCTGGACCTGATCGGAGCGTCCGTCGCACCACCAGGAAAACTGACAGGCGCGGGTTTCGACGCCCTGCTTGACCACACCGCACACGGTATCGGGAAAGCCCTCATGCCCCAGGCGATTCATCACCACGCTGGCCACAGCCTCCATGTCGGCAGCGGTAATACCCTTGGCCTCCCAGTAAATGCTGCGCGACAGACAGGTAATGGGGTCGTCCAGCGGCGCCTTGCCAGCCGGGTCGACTTTCTGCACTTCGCTCGGGGTGATGGTCTCGACCTTGGGCACGGGCGCAGCGCCCGCCTTGTCCGCGACCTTCTGTTCCAGCACCTCGGCCTTATTCTCCACCGCCGCCGCTTTCGGCTCGGGGTCGGCCGCGAACGCCGGACCACCGAGCAACACCATCAAGACACCACCGACCACCAACAAAAGGCGCATGGCTGTACCCTGCTGTGACTGCCCTCGCGATGCTGCGACGGGCCCTGAGCAGTGGACACTGGTCGACGGAAAAAATTTCCGGGATTTCGGGCAGACTGCACGATAGCCTTTTGCACACTTGGATAAACGTATAAAGCCTTGCATGACACCGGGGGATATCGCGCATCATGCGCACAGTCATTCCTGGGGAGAAATCCATGCGCGTCCTGTCATCCGTCCTGCGTCTCGCCACCCTGACCGTGGCCATCGGCTGCGCCAACAGCGCCCTGGCCAGTGAAGAAAGCCAACTGGTGGACGCCATCAACGCCTATCGCAGCCAGATCCAGCGTTGCGCCGACCAGGCTTCCGGCGAACTGCCACCGCTGGCGGCCGATCCGCGCCTGGTGCTGGCGCCGGACCGCAATGTCGGCGATCTGCAGCAGGCGATGGCCCAAGCCAAATATCCGATGGTCAATGTGCAGGCGATCACCCTCAAGGGTCCGCTGAATGCCCAGGCGGCGATGAAAGCGGTGCAGGAAAGTTTCTGCCACGTGGTGCTCGACCCGCAGTTCATCGATATCGGCGTCAGCCACGCCGGACCGGCCTGGCGCATCGTCCTGGCGCGCCCGCTGCTGACGGGCGGCCTGGGGGATTGGCAGACCGAAGGCCAGAAGCTGCTGGAGCTGATCAACGGCGCCCGCAGCCAGGCACGCCAATGCGGCACCCAGGCGTTCAGCGCGACCAACCCGCTGACCTGGAACGCAACGTTGGCCAGCGCCGCCGAAGCCCACACCCGCAGCATGGCCAATAACAATTTCTTCGATCACAAGGACCGCGACGGTCGCACCCCCGGCGACCGTGCGGAATTGGCCGGCTACAGCGGCCAGGGCGTCGGCGAGAACATCGCCGCTGGCCAGGACACTCCGCGCAAAGTGCTCGACGGCTGGCTGGCCAGCCCCGGGCACTGCGCCAACCTGATGAACCCCTCGTTCAGCGAACTGGGCAGCGCCTACGCGACCGATCCGAAAAGCGACGCCGGGATCTACTGGACCGCAATGTTCGGCACGCCTTGAGCCGACTAGCGGCGGTCATCGGACAACGGGCCAGGCTCATTGGCCGGTGGCACCTGGGGGTTGGCGCCCGGAGCATCCGGGTCCGTCGGACGTTCGACATCACTGTGGTCGCGGCGACCGGGATCGCGCACATTCGGGTCGGTCACCGGGTCGTGCTGGCGGGAGGGATCGGGCGGATCACTGGGGCTCGGTTCATTAGGACTATGCATGATGCACCTCAATCAAGCTTGGTTTGATTGGAAAACCCCGCCCAATGCGAGGTTCGAACACAGGTACTCAATCATTGGGCAGCGGCATGTCCTTGTCGCCGGGAATGCCATCGCCCTCGCTGGGCTCGTTCCACTTTTCCTCATGCTTGCGCGGGATCACATCCGGGCGCGCCAGCGGGTCGTCACGCAGGGGATTGTCCAGATCCACATCGGGATCGGGCTCCGCTGCACGCGGATCGTCTTCAAGGGGTTTGTCGTCGAAACTTGAGTCAGTGGACATAGGCACCTCGGGGGTCGAGGTCCGGAGAATCCGGGCCGTACTCATTGGAAGGTGACCATCGACGGCCGTGCGGACGAGATGACCAACGGTGCAGTTGTTGGGCCGGGAAACTTCCAGCGCGCTTTTACACTCAACTGACTGATAGCCAACACGCCTGTGCAGCTCAACCAGGGAGGTCTTCCATGACCGAGCACATCGTGCATTTCCATTGCCAAATCGACCAGGGCACCACCGAACGCTTCCGCGACTGCTGCCTGGAAGCCATCGACCAGGGCGCCAGTTCGCTGCTGCTGAACCTGTCGACCATCGGCGGCAGCACCAACTTCGGTTTCACCCTCTACACCTTTCTCAAGTCCTTGCCGGTGCCGTTGTGTGCGATCAACGCGGGCAACATCGAGTCCATGGGCATCATCATGTTCCTCGCCGCCAACCACCGGATCACCGCTCCCCATTCGCGCTTTCTGATCCACCCGATGAACTGGTACTTCAGCCAGAACTCGGTGGACCATCAGCGCTTGCGCGAGTACCTGTCGAGCCTCGATAACGACCTGGCGCGCTACGTGAAAATCTACGAGATCGAAACCGCCGAGGCCGACACCCAACTGGATATTTTCAAGTGCCTGTCGGCCGAGGAAAAAGTCATTGCCGCCCACGAGTCGCTGGCCTATGGGATTGCCCATGAGGTGAAGCAGGTAGTGTTCGCCGAAGACATCAAACACTGGAAGGTCAGTGGCGGTTGAATGCCATTCGTCGCGTCAACCGCGAACTTTTTTCAACTTCCGCGATGCCGGGTTCTCTCAAGTAATGCTTGCAGCAGTTCGCAAGCACACCCACTGATCGAGAGGTAGAGAATCATGGCTAACACCGGAAATTCCAACCCAGGCAACATGTCCAAGGATCAAGGAAAAGCCAGCGACGCCGGGAAAAAAGGCGGACAAGCCTCCGGCGGCAATGATCGGCAGAAAACCAACGATGCCAACAAGGACAGCAGCAAGAAAGGTGGACAGCAACCCAGCGGCGGCGGTCGTCGCAGCTAGGCGTAACCCGACCGGCAAGGGCTTCGGCCCTTGCCCTAGCCAGGTCAACCCACACGCTGGCAAATCCCGACTAGGCTGTTTCAGGCTCACCCGTTCCTGAAACCCTCCAAGGAGATTGCCATGGCACTGCGTATCAACGACTTGGTCCCCGACTTCAGCGCCGAGACCGACCAGGGTCCGCTGCACTTCCACGAATGGATCGGCTCGGGCTGGGCCATTCTCTTCTCCCACCCCAAGGATTTCACCCCGGTGTGCACCACCGAATTCGGCGCCGTGGCGCAACTGGCGGATCAATGGGCCAGCCGCGGCACCAAAGTGATTGGCGTGTCAGTCGACAACGCCGACTCCCACACCCGCTGGAAGACCGACATTGAAAAAGTCTGCAGCGCCAAGGCCGGCTTCCCGATCATTGCCGACGAAAGCCTGGCCGTGTCCAAGGCCTTCGACATGCTGCCGGCCGAAGCCTACCTGCCCGATGGCCGCACGGCTGCCGACACGGCCACGGTGCGCTCGGTGTTCATCATCGGCCCGGACAAGAAGCTCAAGCTGTCGATGACTTATCCGATGTCGGTGGGTCGCAACTTTGCCGAGGTGCTGCGCGCCCTCGATGCCCTGCAACTGACGTATAACGTACCGCTGGCAACTCCAGCCAATTGGTCGGCGGGCCAGGACGTGATCGTCGCCCTCGCCCTCAACGACGACCAGGCTCGGGAGAAATACGGCAGCCTCGAGATCAAGCTGCCGTACCTGCGCACCACCCCGGCGCCGAAGTAGAGCCGGGAAGACCAAACGCCCGGGCCGGGGTTCCAGTCCGGGCGTTTTGCGTTACACCAGGCGTTCGATTTTCTGGTGCCGCCAGACGAACGTGTAGTACGCCGATTGCAGCGCCAGCATGCTCAGGTAGGCCACGGGAAACGCCATCCAAACGCCCGGCAGGCCGAAGTGCGCGTCCAGCAGATAGGCCATGGGCAACTCGACGCCGAGGATGCAGAACACCGAAATCGCCACCGGCATCAGCACCGTGCCGCTGGCGCGCATGATCCCGCCGATCACCGACTGGAAGCCGAACACCAGCATGCTCCAGAGCATAATGTGCAGCAGGTGCTCGGCTTGCGCTTGGGTCGCCGCCTCGGTGATGAACAGGCCCAGCAGCCAGTGCGAAAGCAAATACCCCAACAGCACCAGGCTGCCGGTCAGGCAGACGTTGATCAGCAGACCAGTGCGCAGGATCGGCCCGATGCGCTCGATGCGTCCGGCACCGATGGCCTGGGCGCCGAGGATCGAGGCCGTGATCGCAATCGACAGTGCCGGGAACTGCACGTAGTTGACGATCTGTGTGACCGCGCCATAGGCCGCCGTGGCCTGGGAGCCGTGCTGGTTGACCAGCGCCAGGATCACCAGCTCCGACAGCGAAATCACCACCATCTGCAGCCCGGTCGGCAGGCCGATACGCAGCACCTTGCCGAGAATCACCCGGTCCAGGCGCATGGCCGCCAGCAGCGCGCGATCCGGGGCCAGCACGTGGCCCTTGCGGATCAAGCGCCAGGCCAGCATCAGCATCGCCAGCAGGTTACCCAGCAGGCCGGCGAAGGCCGCGCTCTGGATGCCCATCGGCGGCAAACCGAACCAGCCACGGATCAACGCCGGGGTCAGCAGCAAACCGATGCAGGTCGAGACAATCAACGCCAGCAGCGGTGACAAGGTATCGCTAACCCCGCGCAGCAATTGAGTGAACAGCACGAACACCAGCAGCAGCGGCATGGTCCACATCATCACTCGGGCGTAGGCCACCGCGTCTTCCAGCACATCCGCCGGTGTTCCCAGGCCCTGCAGGGCCTGATGGGCGAATACGCTGCCGAGTACCGCCGCCAGCAGCCCGATCAGCGCCCCCAGCAGCAAGGTGGTGCCGGCGATTGCCTTGACCGCCGCCGGCTCCCGCGCGCCCCAGGCCTGGCCGATCAGCACCCCGGCACCGGCGCCCAGGCCGATGACCAGGGCAATGAAGAAGAACACGATGGGAAACATCCCCGACACCGCCGCCAGCGCCTGGGTCCCAAGCATCTGGCCGATGTAGATGCTGTTGACCGTGCCGGACATTGACTGGAGAAAGTTCGACAGCACCATCGGCGCCAGGAACAGCAGGTAGGTTTTCCAGAGCGGACGTTGCGGAACCGGGTTGTGCATGGAGGATCCATCTCGGACGGTCAGGAGAATGTGCTGAGCGCAGTCTACGACAAATCGCTCCTACAGGGCCTGGTGCACGCCGGACCAAACTTGTGCGAGCGGGCTTGGCCGTCACGCAGGTAGGCCTTGAGGAATGGGTACCGGACACTTCGCTTACCGCCAGCAGCTCCATGAACAGTGTAATGCTCAGGAGCGAGAGGCATTTCGGACCCATTCCGAGGACAGCCATCAACAGATCAAAAACCGACACTTCCTACACCTAACACCGAAACAGCTGATTTATCCCTCCCCCACTCCTTGCATAGGGTGCTCGGCACTTCAGACAAGGAAAGCTCATGTCACAACAGACCTGCCTCTTCGTTCCCTGTGCGGCCCATGGGGCGGCATCTTTCAATGCTGGCGTTGGGCGGTGAGCCCGATGACCCTCGGCGAACAACTGAGCATTGTCGTTGCGGAAACCGGTTTGTTCGCCGACCGGTGCCGGGCCTGCGAGCGCCAGGGTCTGCCGATCCTGCCGTTGCGCCAGGCCCTGGTCCCGGACCACGCGGTCGATTCGTTCCCGAGCGAGAATGGCCAGGTCCAGACCCGATTGGGCTGGCGCACCTTGCGCGCGGGCTACCTGTATGTGTTGCTCGACCGCAAGATCTGGCACGCCTACCAGGTCACGCCTGATGGTTACTTACGGCAGTTCAATCCTTATACGCCGCCGGCCACCAACGAGTCCTTGCTCGCGTCGACCTGTGTCTCGGCCCAACACGATGCCCCGGCCTCCTTCCTCAATATCGACACCCATGAGTACCACGTAGCCTGGTTGGCGTTTGCCAGTGATCCCTGGCCGGCCAGTGTGCTGAATGCCTACAAGGCTGGACAGGCCTCTCACCGCTTTCAGACTCTGGACCTCACCCAGGCACGGGATAACCCGGCCAGCCTGGGCCTGGCCATGACCGCAGAGTCGCTGCAGGTGGATGAGCGGGTCCTGGAGTACCAGTCGCTGCAGGCGAGCCAATTCCCCAGCGTGCACGGTGTCTACCCGCGAGCCCTGCGCCGTCAGGCATTAAAAGGCTATCTGCGGAACGCCACCGCGCGCCATGAGCTGCAACAGGGCGTGCTGGCGTTTGTCCTCGATGACACCCTCGGTCTGGTCCAGGAATACAACGCCCAGCGCACCGCCTGGATTCATGCCCGCCAGCAATGGCTGGAAGATCCGCTTCGCGCCTACCAGCACCAAACCTCGCAGATTCTGTTGGCCATCCGCGCCCAGCACCGTGACCGCGCAGAGGCGCACACCCCATCCTTCGAACCCACCAGCGGTGACGGCCCCCCGGTGTTTGTCGACCCCGCTGTTGAACGCCAGCGCATCATCGACCACCAGGCCGTCGAGTCCGATCAGAATCTGGAGCAGCGCTACGACGAAGCGGCGCGCGCACGGTTTCAGCAGGGCTACGATAAACGGCTGCAACGCTACCAGCAGTTGATTGATCAAGCCGCCGAGGCCTATGCAGCAGCTTGTCGCACGGCACGCTTCAACTGCATCGAACAGCATGACTACGACGGTGCTGTCGGCGCCTCGGGCCGGGCCTACGCCACCACCATGGCGCTGTGCCTGCGTGGTGGCATCAGCGAAGCCCCGGCGCCCAACGGCGACGAGCGCGGCCCCAGCGCACAGCTCTGGCGGGCGTGGCTCAGCAATCCACAGAGCCCGATCTACCGCGCCCTGTTGTTACGTGACCAGTCCCTGCTGGCCAACCTGCTGCCGACTTTCGAGGACGACGCCAGCCTTGCGTGGAACGACAGCGAACGGCTCTACAGCGCCCTGAGCAAACTGATCGCCAGCGACCGGGGCGAGTACCTGCTGGGCGCCTATCTGAAACAATCCATGGCCGACCTGCTCGGCGCCCTGAATGCCGCCAGCGCCCGCCTGCAACCGATCATCGGTCCCGCTGTAGGGCGCGTGGTTTCCCGTGTCAACAGTGCCAGCCAACTGTTGCACAACCGCCTGCACCTCACCGAGCTCCAGGTGCAGATGAAGCTCAGCGAGTACTACGCGCTGCAGTCGGAGCACCTGCGCAACCTGCAGCACAACGCCATCGCGTCCATGGACCGCAGTTGGGACAGCATCCTCGAGGAAAAGGGCACCCGGGACCCGACAACACGCAAGGTCACCGGCAAAGTCCGGCCGCTGATCCAGGGCGGTTTGCTCAGCCTGGCACTGCTCGATCCAAAACTGGCCTCGTTGACCATCACCGTGAGTGTCTGGGTCGAAGGCAAGGCTTCCAACCTGCTGCAGGAAACCCAGCGCGGCATGGCGCAACTGACTGACAGCACGCACTCGGCCTTGCAGGATGTCAGGGTCGGCATGGGCACCCTCGACCCCAAGGCGCGTCAAGTGCTGCAGGGGCTCAAAGTCTCATCAAAACAGGCCGCCCAGTGGGTACGCACCGGCTTCACCGGCCTGCGCGGTGCGGCTGGCGGCGACATGCTGCTGGCGCTCGGCGGGATGTATTTGCTCAACGACGCCTTGAACAAGAACCTCAAGGAAGCGGAGCGAGTCGTCGGGGATAAAGCCCTGGAAGCGCGGCTGGCGTTGTACGGCAGCAGCCTGGGGGTATTGGGGGGTGGGCTCGAGTTGGTGGGTGGGGCGTTGGCGAGAGGGGGGAGTCGGGTGTTGATGAGTGGGGGGTTGTCTGTGCAGGGAGCGGCGGCTATCAAGAAAACTGGCGGATGCCGGGGGGGTGCTCGCGAGAGCGGGGGCGGTCATAGGGGCTGCTGCGGGGATATTTGAGGTAATGCAGGCTGGGGTGGCCGCTAATAGAACCTGGCATAGCAAAGACACTTCTGCCGCAATTGGATTCTTTTTTTCGATGACGCTCTCCGGGGCTGGAGCACTCTTTGGTGTTGTTGCCGCGGCATCACGGGCAACCACATTAATGGGGCCATTGGGTATCGCAATTACATTGGGCATGCTGGCTTATGGCATATCTCAATGGGCCAAAAGCAAAGAGTCGACCCCTTTCGAACAATGGGCAAAACGCTGTTACTTCGGAAATGCCAACGAAACCCCCAAGGTTCATTGGATCAGACCTGATCAGGCCCACATCGCGATTGCCGAACTCAATGCCATAACCCTCGGTCTTGAGGCGGGCATCCATTTCCGACTGCGTTTGACCGGACTCAGCTCACCTGACGATGGCGGCCTCATCCCGGGCCTCAGCGCCCCGGTCTACGAGCAATGCCTGGAGTACCGGGTGTCCCTGCCGTACTTCGACGCGACCCGTTCTGCCTACCGCTGGGCGGTGACGATCCATCGCCGCGGTGACGAGACTGGCAACCAGTCCCTAGGCGGTGAGGTGATCGTGGAAGGCGAGTGGAATCCCCCGCCTGTCCTTACCTCCGCCAGCGAGCGCCGCGCAGCACTGAAGGCATCAACCCGACCAAGGCAGCCTGACTACAAGGAAAACAGCATCACCCCCCGAGTCAACCTGCGCACCGTGCGTTCGACCGATGGCAGCCCCATGTCGGTGAAGGACATCCAGGGAGCGATTGTCTTACTGCTGGAGTCTCGCCACTACAACATCGAGGGCGCGACCTTGTCATTGACCTACTGGCCAGACCGCGACGTACAGGATGCTTATGCAGAACTGAGCACGATGGATTTTCTATGAAGTGCAGAAGGCCGTGCAGCAAGACGTGTTAACCACCCAGACTGGAGCGTTGCAATGGCTTACACAGCCCCTTTACTCAACAAGCCGGCGGAAGGCTGGAAGCATGACCTTCCAGGCCCCAATCAACTACCAACAATGACGCCGTATCCTCCAGTCCTTCCCAATCCGCCCAATTACGTAGACGACATCTATTTGGAATTGGCACGCTCGACATTTAGTATGCGGGGTGCAGCCGCATGGGGTGCCACTATCCTTGCATTGCTATCCTTCTGCGCCCCTGTGATTTGGCTCGTCTTTGTTGTGGTGGAGCGTCGATTACCTCCTTTCGCCATCAACATCGTTGGGCCTATCGCATTTATCATCCCTCTATGGGGAGCGATTTATTATTGGCGCATGGACACCGAAGCCCCACGCGATGAACCCATTC
This region of Pseudomonas fluorescens genomic DNA includes:
- a CDS encoding T6SS effector BTH_I2691 family protein, translated to MTLGEQLSIVVAETGLFADRCRACERQGLPILPLRQALVPDHAVDSFPSENGQVQTRLGWRTLRAGYLYVLLDRKIWHAYQVTPDGYLRQFNPYTPPATNESLLASTCVSAQHDAPASFLNIDTHEYHVAWLAFASDPWPASVLNAYKAGQASHRFQTLDLTQARDNPASLGLAMTAESLQVDERVLEYQSLQASQFPSVHGVYPRALRRQALKGYLRNATARHELQQGVLAFVLDDTLGLVQEYNAQRTAWIHARQQWLEDPLRAYQHQTSQILLAIRAQHRDRAEAHTPSFEPTSGDGPPVFVDPAVERQRIIDHQAVESDQNLEQRYDEAARARFQQGYDKRLQRYQQLIDQAAEAYAAACRTARFNCIEQHDYDGAVGASGRAYATTMALCLRGGISEAPAPNGDERGPSAQLWRAWLSNPQSPIYRALLLRDQSLLANLLPTFEDDASLAWNDSERLYSALSKLIASDRGEYLLGAYLKQSMADLLGALNAASARLQPIIGPAVGRVVSRVNSASQLLHNRLHLTELQVQMKLSEYYALQSEHLRNLQHNAIASMDRSWDSILEEKGTRDPTTRKVTGKVRPLIQGGLLSLALLDPKLASLTITVSVWVEGKASNLLQETQRGMAQLTDSTHSALQDVRVGMGTLDPKARQVLQGLKVSSKQAAQWVRTGFTGLRGAAGGDMLLALGGMYLLNDALNKNLKEAERVVGDKALEARLALYGSSLGVLGGGLELVGGALARGGSRVLMSGGLSVQGAAAIKKTGGCRGGARESGGGHRGCCGDI